Below is a genomic region from Gemmatimonadaceae bacterium.
CCCGCGGCCCAACGGCGACGATATTGCCGGCTCCCGCGCTGTCCAACTGTACCGCCAGGAGAGCCGTTCCCTCAGGCAGTGCCCGAGTCAGTTGCGCCAGGAGCAGCGTCGTGGATCGGCGCGCTTGCGTGAACGACGCGATCGCGCTCAATGCCGACGTCACCGACGCCAAATCACGCGCGTCGCGCTCCGTATCGCGAACCCGCGCCTGAAGCCCCATATCGTGGGCGCGCACCGCGCGGGCCACGCGCCATGAGGCGATGCCGGGACTCAGCAGCGCAGTGACGATCGCTACCGCGCACACCGTTAGGCAGAGAAGGAGGCGGCGCCGCGACGGCTCGCGCGTTAGGCGGATGGTGCGGCCTCGGAGCGCGATCGGCTCTGCGCGCGACACACGAGCGGCGCCCGCGGCGTCCATGAGCTCGGCGGCGCGGCCGGTAAGCGCGCGGAACGTGGGAGCGAACGCCGGGAGCGCCTCCGATGCACCGGTGCCGGAAGCGGATCGCACGCTCTTCACAGCACCGCCGGCGTATGTGACGGCTAGGTACACGCCGTCATCGTTCCACACGATCGTTTCTGCGGACATCGCGAATCGAAGCGCCACGGCCGTGGGCGTTACGACGTGTACCGTGAGGCCGAGCGCGTCGCATGCGTCGACGATCGCTCGCACGAGCGGTTCCTCGAACGCAGCCAGCCATGCGCTCGTTGGTGAAACGCCGCGCGCGCCCGAGACAAGCAGCGGCACGCCGTTCTTGAGAAAGAAGCGCGACGCGTGTTCGCGGACGACCGCGGCGAGCGACGCAGGCTCGGCGACCGCCGGTAGATCGCATACCAGCTTGAGCTGCGCGCCGTGAGGCCCGATGGCCGCGTTCACGATCGGCGGCCGCAGCCGCGATCGCGGACACGCGGCCAGCAGCGCGCCGAGTGTTCGAGCCAGCGCTTCATCATCGGAACGCGGCCGCGAGGCTGCCCAACGGACCGTGTCGCCGTCGAGCCACACGGCGCTCACGCGCCGCCGGCCGATGCCTAACCCGAGACGCGGACGGAGCGCGATCACTGGATCCACGTCCGGCGCCGCACGATGGCTGCGCGGTTGCCCGCCCGCACAAGGACGAGCTCGAGCACGACGGACACGGGCGGCGTCCCCGACGTGCCCCGGGCCGTCAGGATCCAGGCGTCGGGCTCCGCCGTCGTGAGCCGTACCAGGTCTGGATAGTCGGCCAGCAACGCAGCTCGGCCGCTCGGCGAGAGCTCCGCGCTCAAGGCAAGCACGTCCGAAATCGGCACGCCGCTCGCACGATGGTCGGCGATGCGCGCAACAGCTTCGCTCGTGAAGCCGGGCAGGGCCGTGATCACCGCGAGCGGGGCGCGGTCGAGCACGATGCGGTACGGCTCGACGCCTAACAACGAGTCAAGGCCCGTCCGCCGCTCGAGCCCACGCACGCGCGTGAGCTCGCGCACGTCTGCGAAGGCCGCATTGCGCGGGGGCTCGCGTCCCTGCGTCGCGTACCACGACGCCTCCGCGCCATTCGGGCGTGGGACATCATCGGCGTCACGCCAGTCGAGGACGGCGTCGGCGAGTGAATCGGCGACGGCAGGCGCATTGCCTAACGCTACGAACAAATGCACGAGCAAGCTGTCGTCGGCCGTGTTGACGTCGATGGTCGTGCCGCCCGGTCGGAGCGTGACCGCGCAGGGCGCATCGTAGATGAAGGCGGACGTGGCGACCGCTGTGTCGAGACCGGCCCACGACTGCCGAACACGGTCGGCAACCGCGGTGCTATCACGGCCGCTCCGATGTGCGAGTGCGTCGCCGATGGCGGCCTCGGCCCGGCTCGCACAGCCTTCCGCCAGCCAGAGCGCCACCGTCGCCGCCCGCCGGTTGTGCGCGGTTCCGGCCGCACGCCTCGCAAGCAGCGCCAGGCCGAAGCCGAGCGCGCTGACGCCGACCATCACCCACAGCACGGCGAGCAGCACGAATCCGGCGCGAGGTCGCCCGCTCATCCGCGCGGCCCAATTCGCACAATCATCGTGTCCACCCCATCATCACGGAGCAGCACGATACCAATGCCTAACGGAGCCGTGATGCCGGTGCCCCACTGCTGGAACCACTGCCCGCCGGCCGCGGCGCTCTCCAAGTAGCGAAACGTGCCGCGCCGAAAGCCACGCACCAGGTCGATCGGTCGATGCGCATTCAGTTGGGCACGGAGCGTTTGGCGATCGCTGTCCGCCGCGAACGACAGCGTCACCGCGCATCGCTCGAGCCAACCGGCCGGCGTTTCACACCAGCTCGAGAACCGCATGGTGTCCGGCGAGCCGCTGAACGGAACAGTGCCCGGCGATCCCAGTTCCATCTGCCCAACGAGACTCCGCAACAGCCGCTCGCCGTTTGCATCGCGATCCGACTGTGCCGCGCGATCCCTCAGGGCGCGCGACTGATCCGTGAGGATCGCGAGCACATGATGCGCGCCCAGGAGCACGATGGCGCCGACCATGAGCGCCACCATGACCTCAATGAGTGTGAACCCGCTACGGCGCATTGGGTGCCTCCGGCCGGCAGAGCGAGGTCGCCAAGAGCAGTGCGCCGCTTGCGGTATCGCGCAGCGCGATCACATAGAGCGTTGGCGTTGGGCGATCGATGCGGAGATCCCACGGCCCTTCAGGACGGTCGCCGAGGTGTCGATCCAGGTCCGTACGCGGCCAGAGCGAAACCGCATCCACGAGTGCACTCGCACGCTGCGTCTCGATGTCGAGCCGTACGGCGCGCGAAACGGCACCGAGCGAGCTCGCTGCGAGCGAGACCATCGTCGTCGCTGAAATCGCAAGGATCGTCAGCGCCACGATGGCTTCCAAGAGCACCATCCCGCGACGGCGCCGTGCCTTACGGCGCCGCATGGTGTTCCCCAGTGAGCGGGTCGATGTCGAGCGCGGTGTCGCTGCGCACCTGACCGTCAGGCTCGGCGGTGGCCTCTTGCTCGGCGCGGTCGACCTGCAGCGTGATCGTCACGCTACGGCCCGAGCGGATCGCGGAATCGCGCGCCGCCTGGACCTCGGCGACGACCGGGTCCGTTTGCACAGGGGGGCGGGCGGTGTGGATCGTGAGCCCGACCACGCCGGCCACGAGGCCGAGCAAAACGAGCACCACGAGCAGCTCGACGAGTGTCACGGCGCGCCGGGGTTTCACGTTGGGCGAACGCTGTAGACGGCTTGGAGCAGCGCGGCCGCCACGAGCGCGACGAGGCCGCCGAACGCAAGAATGAGTGCCGGCTCCAGGAGGCGAACGGCAGCGCGCACGCGCTGCGTCGCGCGCTCGGTCTCGAGCCGCGCCGCGTGCGCGAGCATCGCGGCCAGCGCGCCGGTCTCTTCGCCGGCGCGAACGAGCCGTGACGCAACCGATGTCAGCGCATCTTCCGTTAGGAAGGCGGCCGAGGGCCGCGCGCCGGCGACGACCGAGATGCGCGCCGCGAGCACACGCTCGTGCATGGCCGCATCACCGGCTGCGCGCGCGGCGTGTGTGAGAGCGTTAGCGAGTGGCACGCCGCTCTCGAGAAGCGCCGACAGGGCAGCGCACACGCGCGCCGTGGCCGCGGACCGGCGAATGGTGCCGAGCAGGGGGACGGAAAGAAGCATGGAGTGCCACCGCACCGCGCCGCCTTCCGTGGACGTCCACGCCCGCCACGTCACTAATACAATGAGTGTCGCCACGCCGGCCGGTATCGCCGCAACTCGTGCTAACACAGACGCTTGGAGCACGAAACGGGTGGTTGGCGGGAGGGTCTGGCCGAGGTCGGAGAGAATTGCCGCGAATCGCGGCAGCACCACGCCGACCAGGATGCCGACGGAGATCGTCCCGGCAACGGCGAGGATGCAGGGGTACACCAATGCTGCGCGGATGGCCGACCGGGTGGCCGCCGTTTCCTCCATCAGGTCGGCCGCCCGCCTAACCGCACGCGCGAGTCCGCTGCCTGCTTCTCCGGCCCGCACGATGCCCAACACCACGGCGGGAATGGCCAAGCCGCTCCGTTCGAGCGCCGCGCCTAACGATGCGCCTTCGCGCACCACCCGCGCCAGCCCGGGCAGCGCCGGCGTCCACGCGTCCGGGGCGAGCTCCGGCATCGCCGCGAGCGCCTTGCTCACGGGGAGGCCGCTCTCGAGGAGCGTCGCGAGGACGCGTAGACCCAAAGCGAGATCGGCGACCGAGAGACGGGTGCGGAGCTCACGGTCGGAGCGGGCGGCGTTGAGGTCCACCGCCCAGAGTCCCTGCGCCGCCAGGGCCTTGACCGCCGCATCGCGGCTCTCGGCGGCGAGGACGCCGTGCTCGAAGGCGCCATCGGCCCGCGCGGCGCGATAGGCGTAGCGCGTGGTGGCGGTCATGGATGCACCGGACCGCCCCACGAGGTAATGTCCGCATCCTCATCGGCGCCGCCCGCCTTGCCGTCTCTGCCTAACGTATACAGGTCGTACGACGTCGGATTCTCGACGCCGGGAGCGACGTAGACGTAGGGTCGCCCCCACGGGTCCACGGGTACGTCCTTCCGGAGATAGGGACCGCGCCAGTTGCGCGGGGCAGTTCCGGACGTGGGCTTCGTGCGAAGCGCGGCGAGGCCTTGGTCTGATGTCGGGTACGTGTCGTTGTCGATGCGATACGCATCGAGGGCGAGCCCGAAGATTTCGAGTTGGCTCTTGGCCGCTGCAGTCTTGGCGTCGCCGACGTTGCGGAAGATGGACGGCGCCACGACGGCCACGAGTGTCGCGATGATCGCGAGCACCACCAGCAACTCGAGTAGCGTGAAGCCCGGGCGCCACCCTCTCGTTACGTTAGGCCGAGACCACACGGAGCACCTCCTCGACGGTCGTGAGTCCAGCACGCACCTTGGCCCACGCATCGTCCCACAGCGGATGCCACCCATCGCCTTGTGCCAAGTCTCGCAGCTCGGTGAGCGAGGCATGTCGTGAGACGGCGTGCTGCATCGCGTCGGACAAGACGACGAGCTCGAACACGCCAAGGCGGCTCGCGTAGCCCGTGTGCCGGCAAGCCGAGCACCCGACTCCGCGGAGCACGGTCGCGGCGCGAATCGCGGCGG
It encodes:
- a CDS encoding prepilin-type N-terminal cleavage/methylation domain-containing protein; translation: MRRSGFTLIEVMVALMVGAIVLLGAHHVLAILTDQSRALRDRAAQSDRDANGERLLRSLVGQMELGSPGTVPFSGSPDTMRFSSWCETPAGWLERCAVTLSFAADSDRQTLRAQLNAHRPIDLVRGFRRGTFRYLESAAAGGQWFQQWGTGITAPLGIGIVLLRDDGVDTMIVRIGPRG
- a CDS encoding prepilin-type N-terminal cleavage/methylation domain-containing protein, which translates into the protein MKPRRAVTLVELLVVLVLLGLVAGVVGLTIHTARPPVQTDPVVAEVQAARDSAIRSGRSVTITLQVDRAEQEATAEPDGQVRSDTALDIDPLTGEHHAAP
- the gspG gene encoding type II secretion system major pseudopilin GspG, with amino-acid sequence MWSRPNVTRGWRPGFTLLELLVVLAIIATLVAVVAPSIFRNVGDAKTAAAKSQLEIFGLALDAYRIDNDTYPTSDQGLAALRTKPTSGTAPRNWRGPYLRKDVPVDPWGRPYVYVAPGVENPTSYDLYTLGRDGKAGGADEDADITSWGGPVHP
- a CDS encoding type II secretion system F family protein produces the protein MTATTRYAYRAARADGAFEHGVLAAESRDAAVKALAAQGLWAVDLNAARSDRELRTRLSVADLALGLRVLATLLESGLPVSKALAAMPELAPDAWTPALPGLARVVREGASLGAALERSGLAIPAVVLGIVRAGEAGSGLARAVRRAADLMEETAATRSAIRAALVYPCILAVAGTISVGILVGVVLPRFAAILSDLGQTLPPTTRFVLQASVLARVAAIPAGVATLIVLVTWRAWTSTEGGAVRWHSMLLSVPLLGTIRRSAATARVCAALSALLESGVPLANALTHAARAAGDAAMHERVLAARISVVAGARPSAAFLTEDALTSVASRLVRAGEETGALAAMLAHAARLETERATQRVRAAVRLLEPALILAFGGLVALVAAALLQAVYSVRPT